In the genome of Spea bombifrons isolate aSpeBom1 chromosome 11, aSpeBom1.2.pri, whole genome shotgun sequence, one region contains:
- the HIF1AN gene encoding hypoxia-inducible factor 1-alpha inhibitor, which translates to MAEAGFSVAEVVAETERAGEVEAQPRSPGWNESQLRSYQFRTRPIPRLQHTDPRAEEYINNEEPVVLTGTNLVHPALKWDLDYLKENIGNGDFSVYSANSYKFLYYDEKKMANSKNFKPKSKREEMKFPQFVEKLRDIEQRGDENRLYLQQTLNDTVGRKIVVDFLGFNWNWINKQQTKHGWGQLTSNLLLIGMEGNVTPAHYDEQQNFFAQIKGYKRCILFPPEQFECLYPYPVHHPCDRQSQVDFENPDFERFPNFRNVFGYETVVGPGEVLYIPMYWWHHIESLMNGGTTITVNFWYKGAPTPKRIEYPLKAHQKVAIMRNIEKMLGEALGNPQEVGPLLNTMVKGRYD; encoded by the exons ATGGCGGAGGCTGGGTTCTCGGTGGCTGAAGTTGTAGCCGAGACGGAGAGGGCTGGGGAGGTTGAAGCTCAGCCCCGGAGCCCCGGCTGGAACGAGTCCCAGCTTCGTTCTTACCAGTTCCGGACCCGTCCGATCCCGCGGTTACAGCACACAGATCCCCGGGCGGAGGAGTATATAAATAACGAG gagcCAGTGGTTCTGACAGGCACAAATCTGGTGCACCCTGCCCTGAAGTGGGATTTGGATTATCTGAAGGAAAACATTGGAAATGGGGACTTTTCGGTGTACAGTGCCAATAGCTACAAATTTCTCTATTATGATGAGAAGAAAATGGCTAATTCCAAGAATTTCAAGCCCAAGTCCAAAAGGGAAGAGATGAAATTTCCACAGTTTGTAGAGAAGCTTCGGGACATCGAACAGAGAGGAGATGAAAACAG ATTATACCTGCAACAAACTCTAAATGATACTGTGGGTCGTAAAATTGTGGTGGATTTCTTGGGCTTCAACTGGAATTGGATAAACAAACAACAGACTAAACATGGCTGGGGGCAGCTTACATCTAACCTTTTGCTGATTGGAATGGAAG GCAACGTTACTCCTGCACACTATGATGAGCAGCAAAATTTCTTTGCCCAGATTAAGGGATACAAACGCTGTATCCTCTTTCCACCAGAGCAGTTTGAATGTCTCTATCCTTATCCTGTTCATCATCCATGTGACAGGCAGAGCCAG GTTGATTTTGAGAATCCTGATTTTGAGAGGTTCCCAAACTTCAGGAATGTTTTTGGCTATGAAACAGTGGTGGGCCCTGGAGAAGTTCTTTATATCCCTATGTACTG GTGGCACCATATTGAGTCACTGATGAATGGCGGGACAACAATTACTGTTAACTTCTGGTACAAG GGAGCTCCAACTCCAAAAAGAATAGAATACCCTCTAAAAGCACACCAAAAAGTGGCAATAATGAGGAACATTGAAAAGATGCTTGGGGAAGCCCTTGGAAACCCACAGGAG gTGGGCCCGTTGCTAAACACAATGGTTAAAGGTCGCTACGACTAA